In Syntrophobacterales bacterium, a genomic segment contains:
- a CDS encoding YgiQ family radical SAM protein, which produces MTDMLPASKEDLTARGWETLDIILVTGDAYVDHPSYGAAVIGRLLESAGFRVGIIAQPDWKSVDDFTRLGKPRLFFGVTSGNLDSMVSNYTSHKRRRKVDVYSPGGRPGLRPDRAVIVYANRIREAFHDTAIVIGGIEASLRRMSHYDWWDNKVRRSILLDTRADILVYGMGERPIVEIARRMTEGADLYGIPGTVIVRKEAPLSDGPIHMPTYEETRDDKKKFSSAFKIFYANQDPFTGKILTQRHDRRYVIQFPPSPPLSRDNLDAIYGLPFTRTAHASHKEDKPPPGLETVKFSIISHRGCCGACSFCSLSLHQGMIVQSRSEKSILDEAKKISEMKDFKGTITDVGGPTANLYGSQCPLWLEKGHCGKRDCLIPVKCKNLRLGYRESMELYRTILSLPKVKHMFIESGIRYDLLVDKETTDYFEYLCRHHVGGQMKVAPEHSVDSVLRVMNKPDFQVYQRFIHKFKEIQNRIRKDQYVVNYFISAHPGATIENENSLSMYLRERKMHPEQVQDFTPLPSTVASCMYYTEEHPFTGETLHVAKSFEEREIHRALIQRRHSKNRRPAHNISNSLSNSRRK; this is translated from the coding sequence ATGACTGATATGCTGCCTGCAAGCAAAGAGGATCTGACCGCACGGGGATGGGAAACTCTTGATATTATTCTGGTCACCGGAGACGCCTATGTGGATCACCCCTCATATGGAGCCGCCGTAATAGGAAGACTCCTTGAGTCGGCAGGTTTCAGGGTCGGTATCATTGCCCAGCCGGACTGGAAAAGTGTCGACGATTTTACACGTTTAGGAAAACCAAGACTTTTTTTCGGAGTCACTTCCGGGAATCTTGATTCTATGGTGTCCAATTACACATCCCACAAAAGACGAAGAAAGGTGGACGTCTACTCTCCAGGAGGAAGACCGGGTCTAAGACCAGACCGGGCCGTAATAGTCTACGCAAACAGGATAAGAGAGGCTTTCCACGACACGGCCATTGTCATAGGCGGCATTGAGGCGAGCCTCAGGAGGATGTCCCATTACGACTGGTGGGATAATAAAGTGCGTAGGTCCATTCTCCTGGACACAAGAGCCGATATCCTCGTCTACGGGATGGGTGAACGGCCGATCGTCGAGATCGCCCGGCGCATGACGGAGGGAGCCGATCTTTACGGAATTCCCGGCACCGTCATCGTAAGAAAAGAGGCGCCTCTGTCCGATGGCCCCATTCACATGCCGACCTACGAAGAGACCAGGGATGACAAGAAGAAGTTTAGCTCGGCATTCAAGATTTTCTATGCGAACCAAGATCCTTTCACCGGAAAAATTCTCACCCAACGTCACGACAGGCGATATGTAATCCAGTTCCCTCCTTCCCCTCCCCTCTCCAGAGATAACCTGGATGCCATATACGGACTTCCGTTCACACGAACAGCTCACGCTTCACATAAGGAAGACAAACCGCCTCCCGGCCTAGAAACGGTCAAATTCTCCATAATTTCTCACAGGGGCTGTTGCGGTGCCTGCAGTTTCTGCTCATTATCGCTGCATCAAGGCATGATTGTCCAGTCGAGAAGCGAGAAGTCCATCCTTGACGAGGCAAAAAAAATCTCCGAAATGAAGGACTTCAAGGGCACAATTACGGATGTGGGAGGTCCTACGGCCAACCTGTACGGGTCACAATGTCCGTTATGGCTGGAAAAAGGTCATTGCGGCAAAAGAGATTGCCTGATCCCGGTGAAATGCAAAAACCTCAGGCTCGGCTACAGGGAAAGCATGGAGCTTTATCGGACGATCCTCTCTCTCCCAAAAGTCAAGCACATGTTTATAGAAAGCGGTATCCGGTACGACCTCCTTGTCGACAAGGAGACAACGGATTATTTCGAATACCTCTGCCGGCATCATGTTGGCGGTCAGATGAAAGTTGCCCCAGAACATTCGGTGGATTCGGTTCTAAGGGTCATGAACAAACCTGACTTTCAGGTCTATCAGAGATTTATCCACAAATTCAAGGAGATACAGAACCGGATCCGGAAGGACCAATATGTGGTGAACTATTTTATAAGCGCACACCCGGGAGCGACAATAGAGAATGAAAATAGCCTCTCAATGTATCTCCGGGAACGAAAGATGCATCCCGAGCAGGTTCAGGATTTTACCCCCCTGCCCTCCACTGTGGCAAGTTGCATGTACTACACTGAAGAACATCCCTTTACCGGAGAAACCCTACATGTGGCAAAATCCTTTGAGGAACGGGAGATACACAGGGCTCTCATCCAGCGCAGACATTCAAAGAACAGGAGGCCAGCACATAACATATCGAATTCATTATCTAATAGCCGCCGCAAATAG
- a CDS encoding lytic transglycosylase domain-containing protein — MSKFTSISVIITAVLLFTVVTAVRVFSDEIRKDDAYVKEKIVDYLKSKKVRTSEDKLKTIADRVYEESRECGVDYRLILAVMKVESNFRSDAVSKRGARGLLQIMPSLARHVSKDMGIQVKGSKTLNEPEKNIKIGVNHISSLLEKFENLKTALHAYNVGSYKIRNKVSKDYAPDTPFTRKVLHEYNQMLVVLPDLEEEE; from the coding sequence ATGTCAAAATTTACCTCAATCTCCGTGATAATAACCGCTGTTTTGCTTTTTACCGTGGTCACAGCGGTCCGGGTGTTCAGCGATGAGATCCGCAAAGACGATGCCTACGTTAAAGAAAAGATCGTCGATTATCTCAAATCAAAAAAGGTACGAACTTCCGAAGATAAACTCAAGACGATAGCCGACAGGGTTTATGAAGAATCCCGGGAATGCGGCGTTGACTACAGACTCATTCTTGCAGTGATGAAGGTGGAAAGCAATTTCAGGAGTGATGCTGTCTCAAAGCGCGGTGCACGGGGGCTTCTCCAGATAATGCCATCTCTGGCGCGACACGTTTCGAAAGACATGGGCATACAAGTGAAGGGATCAAAAACGCTCAACGAGCCGGAAAAGAACATAAAAATAGGAGTAAACCATATCTCAAGTCTTCTGGAGAAATTTGAGAACCTGAAGACAGCCCTTCATGCGTATAATGTAGGGTCTTATAAGATCAGAAATAAAGTGTCCAAAGATTATGCTCCCGACACGCCTTTCACCAGAAAAGTGCTACACGAGTATAACCAAATGCTCGTCGTTCTCCCCGATCTTGAGGAAGAGGAATAG